One part of the Mesorhizobium sp. M4B.F.Ca.ET.058.02.1.1 genome encodes these proteins:
- the mtnK gene encoding S-methyl-5-thioribose kinase yields the protein MTQKLPFEALSVETLPARLGANEAVTAQIGKDARRWKVREVGDGNLNLVFIVEGDEGAVVVKQALPYVRLVGDSWPLPLKRSFFEYHALTRQERRAPGSVPSIHHFDEAQALIVMEYLAPPHIILRRALIEGRQLPNIARDIGLFMARTLFRGSDLHMPTKDRKADLALFADNVELCGITEDLVFTDPYFDAKLNRHTSPQLDGLVAELRADRDLKVEAQRLKHLFAANAETLLHGDLHSGSIMVTDTETRMIDPEFAFYGPIAFDVGMLLANFWMSFFSQRGHEDKGRRDAMRAYLLGVTDETWAVFRAEFSHLWRTERTGMLYHRSLFEDQGDLLGAEQALDHMLHSIWTDLLGFAGIEVHRRILGLAHNADFDAIADQDLRATCEAKALKFGRHLAVNRRQIYSIDEVNSLAALIEQESSL from the coding sequence ATGACGCAGAAACTGCCGTTCGAAGCACTATCGGTCGAAACGCTGCCGGCGCGCCTCGGCGCCAATGAGGCCGTCACCGCGCAGATCGGCAAGGATGCCCGGCGCTGGAAGGTGCGTGAGGTCGGCGACGGCAATCTCAACCTGGTGTTTATCGTCGAGGGCGACGAAGGCGCGGTCGTCGTCAAGCAGGCCCTGCCCTATGTGCGGCTGGTCGGCGACAGCTGGCCGCTGCCGCTGAAGCGCTCCTTCTTCGAGTATCACGCGCTGACCAGGCAGGAGCGCCGAGCGCCCGGCTCGGTGCCGTCGATCCACCATTTCGACGAGGCCCAGGCGCTGATCGTCATGGAATATCTGGCGCCGCCGCACATCATCCTGCGGCGGGCGCTGATCGAAGGCCGGCAACTGCCGAACATCGCCCGCGACATCGGCCTGTTCATGGCCCGCACCCTGTTCCGCGGCTCCGACCTGCATATGCCGACCAAGGACCGCAAAGCCGATTTGGCGCTGTTCGCCGACAATGTCGAGCTATGCGGCATCACCGAGGACCTGGTGTTCACCGATCCCTATTTCGACGCCAAGCTGAACCGGCATACGTCGCCGCAGCTCGACGGCCTGGTCGCCGAGCTGCGCGCCGACCGCGACCTCAAGGTCGAGGCGCAGCGGCTGAAACATCTGTTCGCCGCCAACGCCGAGACGCTCTTGCATGGCGACCTGCATTCCGGCTCGATCATGGTCACCGATACCGAAACCCGGATGATCGATCCGGAGTTCGCCTTCTATGGCCCGATCGCCTTCGACGTTGGCATGCTGCTCGCCAATTTCTGGATGTCATTCTTCTCGCAGCGCGGCCATGAAGACAAAGGCAGGCGCGACGCCATGCGCGCCTACCTGCTCGGGGTCACCGACGAAACCTGGGCCGTGTTCCGCGCCGAGTTCTCGCATCTGTGGCGGACCGAGCGCACCGGCATGCTCTACCACAGAAGCCTGTTCGAGGATCAAGGCGATCTGCTCGGCGCCGAGCAGGCGCTCGACCACATGCTGCACTCGATCTGGACCGACCTGCTCGGCTTTGCCGGCATCGAGGTGCACCGGCGCATCCTCGGCCTCGCCCACAATGCCGATTTCGATGCCATTGCCGATCAGGATCTGCGCGCCACATGCGAAGCAAAGGCACTGAAGTTCGGCCGCCATCTCGCCGTCAACCGGCGCCAGATTTACAGCATCGACGAGGTCAACAGCCTGGCCGCGCTGATCGAACAGGAGAGCAGCCTTTGA
- a CDS encoding triose-phosphate isomerase gives MNKTLAEALAFAKALAGFAPGFDQRIQPFVIPPFTAVREVKQALASTRIKVGAQNMHWADAGAWTGEISPLMLGDCGLDLVELGHSERRQHFGETDHTVGLKTAAAVRHGLIPLICVGETLAERESGKADAVLTAQVEGALQFLEGEARGAKILFAYEPVWAIGDKGIPASSDYADRQQALIKTVAGGLLPSVPPVLYGGSVNPGNAAELIGQPNIDGLFIGRSAWRAQGYIDILQRASAAI, from the coding sequence ATGAACAAGACGCTCGCCGAGGCGCTCGCTTTCGCCAAGGCGCTGGCCGGCTTCGCGCCGGGGTTCGACCAGCGCATCCAGCCCTTCGTCATTCCGCCCTTCACGGCGGTGCGCGAGGTCAAGCAGGCGCTGGCATCGACGCGCATCAAGGTCGGTGCCCAGAACATGCATTGGGCCGATGCCGGCGCCTGGACCGGCGAGATATCGCCGCTGATGCTCGGCGATTGCGGCCTCGACCTGGTCGAGCTCGGCCACAGCGAGCGGCGCCAGCATTTCGGCGAGACCGACCACACGGTCGGCCTGAAGACGGCGGCGGCGGTCAGGCACGGGCTGATCCCGCTGATCTGCGTCGGCGAGACGCTCGCCGAGCGGGAGAGCGGCAAGGCCGATGCCGTGTTGACCGCGCAGGTCGAGGGCGCGCTGCAATTCCTCGAAGGCGAGGCGAGGGGAGCAAAAATCCTGTTCGCCTATGAGCCCGTCTGGGCGATCGGTGACAAGGGCATTCCGGCCAGCTCCGACTATGCCGACAGGCAACAGGCGCTGATCAAAACGGTTGCCGGCGGCCTGCTGCCTTCGGTGCCGCCGGTGCTCTACGGCGGCAGCGTCAACCCCGGCAACGCGGCCGAGCTGATCGGCCAACCAAACATTGACGGCCTCTTCATCGGCCGCTCCGCCTGGCGGGCGCAAGGCTACATCGACATCCTCCAGCGCGCCTCAGCCGCGATCTGA
- a CDS encoding ABC transporter permease — MMLRDHAIRYGFIVLLFGLIAYFAVAADGFVSPQSAVFIFQSVAITGVLALGVTATLVVGGFDLSIGSVATSAMMAAAYVMVVLEQNAVVAVVVCLLIGAAVGLINGWLIVYMRVPDLLATLGMMFLLVGLQRIPTEGRSIATGMTMPDGSVANGKFGEAFLALGRHRFDFFVPNLVPVSVVVLIVLALLIWFFLEYTRFGRMMYAVGSNERAAELAGAPVKAYKIWAYVISGVFAAIGGILLAARLGRGDIASGNNLLLDAVAAALIGYAVLGAAKPNAFGTAVGAVFVGVLLQGLTMMNAPYYTQDFVKGGVLVVALVFTFALSGRGGR; from the coding sequence ATGATGTTGCGTGACCATGCCATCCGCTACGGCTTCATCGTCCTTCTGTTCGGTCTCATCGCCTATTTCGCGGTCGCCGCCGACGGTTTCGTGTCGCCGCAGAGCGCGGTCTTCATCTTCCAGTCCGTCGCCATCACTGGCGTGCTGGCGCTCGGCGTCACGGCTACCTTGGTGGTCGGCGGCTTCGACCTGTCGATCGGCTCGGTGGCCACCAGCGCCATGATGGCGGCCGCCTATGTCATGGTGGTGCTGGAACAGAACGCCGTCGTCGCGGTCGTCGTCTGCCTGCTGATCGGCGCCGCCGTCGGCCTGATCAACGGCTGGCTGATCGTCTACATGCGGGTGCCCGACCTGCTCGCCACGCTCGGCATGATGTTCCTGCTCGTCGGCCTGCAGCGCATCCCAACCGAAGGCCGCTCGATCGCCACCGGCATGACCATGCCCGACGGCTCGGTCGCCAACGGCAAGTTCGGCGAAGCCTTCCTGGCGCTCGGACGCCATCGCTTCGATTTCTTCGTGCCCAACCTCGTTCCGGTGTCGGTCGTGGTGCTGATTGTGCTGGCGCTGCTGATCTGGTTCTTCCTCGAATACACGCGCTTCGGCCGCATGATGTATGCCGTCGGCAGCAATGAGCGCGCGGCCGAACTCGCCGGCGCGCCGGTCAAGGCTTACAAGATCTGGGCCTATGTCATTTCGGGCGTCTTTGCCGCGATCGGCGGCATCCTGCTCGCCGCCCGGCTTGGCCGTGGCGACATTGCCTCAGGCAACAATCTGCTGCTCGACGCGGTGGCGGCCGCGCTCATCGGCTACGCGGTGCTTGGCGCGGCCAAGCCAAACGCCTTCGGCACGGCCGTCGGCGCGGTCTTCGTAGGGGTACTGCTACAGGGCCTGACGATGATGAACGCGCCCTACTACACGCAGGATTTCGTCAAGGGCGGCGTTCTCGTCGTCGCCCTTGTCTTCACCTTCGCCCTTTCCGGCAGGGGCGGGAGATAG
- a CDS encoding substrate-binding domain-containing protein, protein MNITRRLLGKVALGLAGATMLMQVPALAADRPAPFDKPGVKIALVRYLSTGDFFQAYLSGVEAQAKALGVDLRVLDSRQDAALQADMVDQAIALGVQGIIIQHGLTESMKDAAQRAVDAGIKVVAFDVNVENPKIPQIEQSDRDLARLALEQAVTDNGDSWTAGYVYVAGIAPLDRRNETWVDVKKKHTGINEVAMFGTLDNPIANSVANQARSVLSAHPDIKVMFAPYDEFAKGVKIAVDEAGLNKAVKIYSADISTSDISAMREPDSAWAATAATNPAVVGQVSVRALAQLLAGEDPGHNVIVPPTLITQKELVDKDIKNMEDLSAKLPQFAHADVAMPAWMPNPNAK, encoded by the coding sequence ATGAACATCACAAGAAGACTTCTGGGGAAGGTGGCGCTCGGGCTTGCGGGCGCCACGATGCTGATGCAGGTCCCGGCTCTTGCCGCCGACAGACCGGCGCCGTTCGACAAGCCCGGCGTCAAGATCGCGCTGGTGCGCTATCTGTCGACCGGCGACTTCTTCCAGGCCTATCTCTCGGGCGTCGAGGCGCAGGCCAAGGCGCTTGGCGTCGACCTGCGCGTGCTCGACAGCCGCCAGGACGCCGCCCTTCAGGCCGACATGGTCGACCAGGCCATCGCGCTCGGCGTGCAGGGCATCATCATCCAGCACGGCCTGACGGAATCGATGAAGGATGCCGCGCAGCGCGCGGTCGACGCCGGCATCAAGGTCGTCGCTTTCGACGTCAATGTCGAGAACCCGAAGATCCCGCAGATCGAGCAGTCCGACCGCGACCTTGCCCGTCTCGCGCTAGAGCAGGCGGTCACGGACAATGGCGACAGCTGGACGGCCGGCTATGTCTACGTCGCCGGCATCGCGCCGCTCGACCGCCGCAACGAGACCTGGGTCGACGTGAAGAAGAAGCATACGGGCATCAACGAGGTCGCCATGTTCGGCACGCTCGACAACCCGATTGCCAACTCCGTCGCCAACCAGGCACGCTCGGTGCTGTCGGCGCATCCCGACATAAAGGTAATGTTCGCCCCCTATGACGAATTCGCCAAGGGGGTGAAGATCGCCGTCGACGAGGCGGGTCTGAACAAGGCCGTCAAGATCTACTCGGCCGACATCTCGACCTCTGACATCTCCGCGATGCGCGAGCCGGACAGCGCCTGGGCCGCCACCGCAGCCACCAACCCGGCCGTCGTCGGCCAGGTCTCGGTGCGCGCGCTGGCGCAACTGCTCGCCGGCGAGGATCCCGGCCACAACGTCATCGTGCCGCCGACGCTGATCACCCAGAAGGAGCTCGTCGACAAGGACATCAAGAACATGGAGGACCTGTCGGCCAAGCTGCCGCAGTTCGCCCATGCCGATGTCGCCATGCCGGCCTGGATGCCGAACCCGAACGCCAAGTAG
- a CDS encoding DeoR/GlpR family DNA-binding transcription regulator, with protein MKSDSRRQGVMDFLMEAGTASVEDLAARFGVSKMTVHRDLDELEENGFLRKVRGGASIQPSGLFESDFRYRQKQAVGEKLRLAAAAVAMIEPGQTVIIDDGSTAGGIAGHLADLRPLTVISNNLAVIQDLAGVGGITLIALGGQYSKKFHGFFGLLAEETLKSLRADVAFLSSSAIHGSSAFHQDQEVVQTKRLMMAAAGRKYLLVDHGKFGRTALHFLTDLKAFDAVFTGSELGQPVRDELEATGVSLTVVDGKE; from the coding sequence GTGAAGAGCGACAGCCGCCGGCAAGGCGTCATGGATTTCCTGATGGAGGCCGGCACCGCCTCCGTCGAGGATCTCGCCGCGCGCTTCGGCGTCTCGAAGATGACCGTTCATCGCGACCTCGACGAGCTGGAGGAGAACGGCTTCCTCCGCAAGGTGCGAGGCGGCGCCTCGATCCAACCGAGCGGCCTGTTCGAGAGCGATTTCCGCTACCGGCAAAAGCAGGCGGTCGGTGAGAAGCTGCGCCTTGCCGCCGCCGCCGTCGCCATGATCGAGCCGGGGCAGACGGTGATTATCGATGACGGCTCGACGGCGGGCGGCATCGCCGGGCACCTCGCCGATCTTCGCCCGCTGACGGTGATCTCCAACAATCTCGCCGTCATCCAGGATCTCGCCGGTGTCGGCGGCATCACGCTGATCGCGCTCGGCGGCCAGTACAGCAAGAAGTTCCACGGCTTCTTCGGCCTGCTCGCCGAGGAGACGCTGAAATCGCTGCGTGCCGACGTCGCCTTCCTGTCGTCGTCGGCCATCCACGGCAGCTCGGCCTTCCACCAGGACCAAGAGGTGGTGCAGACCAAGCGCCTGATGATGGCGGCGGCGGGGCGCAAATATCTGCTGGTCGATCACGGCAAGTTCGGCCGCACGGCGCTGCATTTTCTCACCGACCTCAAGGCGTTCGACGCGGTCTTCACCGGCAGCGAACTCGGCCAGCCCGTGCGTGACGAGCTGGAAGCCACAGGGGTTTCACTGACGGTTGTCGACGGCAAGGAATAG
- a CDS encoding 6,7-dimethyl-8-ribityllumazine synthase produces the protein MNQHSPKDYEIVRVAVIRARWHADIVDQCVTAFEAELAVLGGGRFAVDVFDVPGAYEIPLHAKTLAETGRYAAILGTAFVVNGGIYRHDFVAGAVLDGMMTVQLATGVPVLSAVLTPHNYHDSAEHHRFFFEHFQVKGKEAAKACVEISAAREKIAA, from the coding sequence ATGAATCAGCATTCCCCAAAAGACTATGAAATCGTTCGCGTCGCCGTCATTCGGGCGCGCTGGCATGCCGACATCGTCGACCAGTGCGTCACTGCGTTCGAGGCGGAGCTTGCCGTTCTCGGCGGCGGCCGCTTCGCCGTCGATGTCTTCGACGTGCCCGGCGCCTACGAGATCCCATTGCATGCCAAGACCCTCGCCGAGACCGGCCGCTATGCCGCGATCCTCGGCACCGCCTTCGTCGTCAATGGCGGCATCTACCGGCACGATTTCGTCGCCGGCGCCGTCCTCGACGGCATGATGACCGTGCAGCTCGCGACCGGCGTGCCGGTGCTTTCGGCGGTGCTGACGCCGCACAATTATCACGACAGCGCCGAGCACCACCGCTTCTTCTTCGAGCACTTCCAGGTCAAGGGCAAGGAAGCGGCCAAGGCCTGCGTTGAGATAAGTGCGGCGCGGGAAAAGATCGCGGCTTGA
- a CDS encoding RpiB/LacA/LacB family sugar-phosphate isomerase, with amino-acid sequence MRIAIGADSAGKPLLDVIAAHLATKSGLSVSDLSQAGYYADLSQKLAQTIVDGENDRGILFCGTGIGVSISANKVPGIRAALTHDTYSAERAAKSNNAQIITMGARVIGPELAKAIVDTWLASEFDEKGPSAGNVQAINRLDAAKA; translated from the coding sequence ATGCGAATAGCCATTGGAGCGGACAGCGCCGGCAAGCCCTTGCTCGACGTCATCGCCGCCCACCTCGCCACCAAATCCGGCCTCAGCGTCAGCGACCTCAGCCAGGCCGGCTACTATGCCGATCTGTCGCAAAAGCTCGCCCAGACCATCGTCGACGGCGAGAACGATCGCGGCATCCTGTTCTGCGGCACCGGCATCGGCGTCTCGATCTCGGCCAACAAGGTGCCGGGCATCCGCGCCGCACTCACCCACGACACCTATTCGGCCGAGCGCGCGGCGAAATCCAACAACGCCCAGATCATCACCATGGGCGCCCGCGTCATCGGTCCGGAGCTCGCCAAGGCGATCGTCGATACCTGGCTCGCCTCGGAATTCGACGAGAAGGGGCCGTCGGCCGGCAATGTTCAGGCGATCAACCGTTTGGATGCAGCCAAGGCCTAA
- the dhaL gene encoding dihydroxyacetone kinase subunit DhaL, with protein sequence MTAIGTAELKRMFDAIAAAIEADKDRLCQLDGVIGDADHGIAMALGFNAARDALAALDLVAIEPTALLNTAAKSFLNAVGASSGPLYATALMRAAAAVKGKATLAADDVIAMVQAMAQGIKDRGKAEIGEKTMIDAWQPAAEAAAAAHAAGKSLAESLQAALTAAESGAEATKDMIAAKGRSSRLGERSLGHIDPGAASAVTVIGAMRSSLN encoded by the coding sequence ATGACCGCCATCGGAACGGCAGAGCTGAAGAGAATGTTCGACGCCATCGCCGCGGCGATCGAGGCCGATAAGGACAGGCTCTGCCAACTCGACGGCGTCATCGGCGACGCCGACCACGGCATCGCTATGGCGCTCGGCTTCAATGCCGCGCGCGATGCGCTCGCCGCGCTCGATCTTGTGGCGATCGAGCCGACGGCGCTGCTCAACACTGCGGCGAAATCCTTCCTCAACGCCGTCGGCGCCTCGTCGGGCCCGCTTTATGCGACCGCCTTGATGCGCGCCGCCGCCGCCGTCAAAGGCAAGGCGACGCTGGCGGCAGACGATGTCATCGCCATGGTCCAGGCGATGGCGCAAGGCATCAAGGATCGCGGCAAGGCCGAAATCGGCGAAAAGACGATGATCGACGCCTGGCAGCCGGCGGCCGAGGCGGCCGCCGCCGCGCACGCCGCGGGCAAAAGCCTGGCCGAGAGCCTGCAGGCCGCGCTGACCGCCGCCGAAAGCGGCGCCGAAGCGACCAAGGACATGATCGCGGCCAAGGGCCGATCCTCGCGGCTCGGCGAGCGTTCGCTCGGCCATATCGACCCGGGTGCTGCCTCGGCCGTCACCGTCATCGGCGCGATGCGAAGCAGTCTCAATTAG
- a CDS encoding dihydroxyacetone kinase subunit DhaK, giving the protein MPVQTKKIINDGNRSVDEMLEGILAAHPRHLRSVDGSPRSIIARDGPRPGKVGLVIGGGSGHEPTFLGFVGKGLADAAAVGNVFASPPPDPILECAKAVSRGAGVLFMYGNYAGDVMNFDMAAEMAAMDDIEVRTVLTTDDVASAPRDQRGKRRGVAGNFFIFKAAGAACDRMLSFDEVERIARKANDHTFTMGVALSPCSLPQTRRPNFEIGADEMEIGMGIHGEPGIARGKLRTADEITDEMLDRIIAEMAPSRGDKVAVLVNSLGSTPLMELYIMNRRVKQRLDDIGVSVHATWVGNYCTSLEMAGASLTLEHLDGELQTLLDHPCDCAMFRAG; this is encoded by the coding sequence ATGCCGGTGCAGACCAAGAAGATCATCAACGACGGCAACCGTTCCGTCGACGAGATGCTGGAAGGAATACTGGCCGCGCATCCTCGCCACCTCAGGAGCGTGGACGGCAGCCCGCGCTCGATCATCGCCCGCGACGGGCCACGGCCAGGCAAGGTCGGGCTGGTCATCGGCGGCGGCTCGGGCCACGAGCCGACCTTTCTCGGCTTCGTCGGCAAGGGGCTGGCGGATGCCGCGGCGGTCGGCAATGTCTTTGCCTCGCCGCCGCCGGACCCGATCCTCGAATGCGCCAAGGCGGTGAGCCGCGGCGCTGGCGTCCTGTTCATGTACGGCAACTATGCCGGCGACGTGATGAATTTCGACATGGCGGCCGAGATGGCGGCGATGGACGACATCGAGGTGCGCACGGTGCTGACCACCGACGACGTGGCCTCTGCGCCGCGCGACCAGCGGGGCAAGCGGCGCGGCGTCGCCGGCAATTTCTTCATCTTCAAGGCGGCGGGCGCGGCCTGCGACCGCATGCTCTCCTTCGACGAAGTCGAGCGCATCGCCAGGAAGGCCAACGACCACACCTTCACTATGGGCGTGGCGCTGTCGCCCTGCTCGCTGCCGCAGACGCGGCGGCCGAACTTCGAGATCGGCGCCGACGAGATGGAGATCGGCATGGGCATCCATGGCGAGCCCGGCATCGCGCGCGGCAAGCTCAGGACCGCTGACGAGATCACCGACGAGATGCTGGACAGGATCATTGCCGAGATGGCGCCGTCGCGTGGCGACAAGGTCGCGGTGCTGGTCAACTCGCTCGGCTCGACGCCGTTGATGGAGCTCTACATCATGAACCGGCGCGTCAAGCAGCGGCTCGACGACATCGGCGTCTCGGTGCATGCGACCTGGGTCGGCAATTACTGCACCTCGCTGGAAATGGCCGGCGCCTCGCTGACGCTGGAGCATCTCGACGGCGAGCTGCAGACCCTGCTCGACCATCCGTGCGATTGCGCCATGTTCCGCGCCGGCTGA
- a CDS encoding sugar ABC transporter ATP-binding protein produces the protein MGTGAVFRVDGLRKSFGHIEVLGGISLDLHAGEVTVLMGANGAGKSTLVKIVSGVYELGGGTMHLAGEDFAPNTPAEAIRAGVVTVHQNINDGVVADLDVATNLTLDRLSGSGVPTFFNAGRVRREARAVADRMGLAIDLKARVSDLSLADRQMVAIARAMAHRPKVLILDEPTSSLSSAEADRLFQLIDRLREQAVAILYISHRMSDIRRLADRIVSMRDGVVSGLFDTKPLDYEGAVNAMLGRKIHLDLVVARSSARAVFNTEGLRIAQGSKPISMTLGAGEVVAITGLVGVGKTALAETLFGVRRPLSGTMTMDGKPYAPASAGEAIAAGVFLVAKDRVTSGIVGGFNIERNISLPFLKRMSGFGIMKRRAERIVARRQIDELAIVCRSEKDELSALSGGNQQKVMVGRWMSQDAKLFILDEPFQGVDISARRDIAAKLRASADGRATLLFVTELDEALETADRILVMSEQTIVGEHRNEDIDLERLLAEVAGGPLHSAA, from the coding sequence ATGGGCACTGGTGCCGTGTTCCGCGTGGACGGCCTAAGGAAGTCCTTTGGCCATATCGAGGTGCTTGGCGGCATCTCGCTCGACTTGCATGCGGGCGAAGTCACCGTGCTGATGGGCGCCAACGGCGCCGGCAAATCCACCCTGGTCAAGATCGTCAGCGGCGTCTACGAGCTCGGCGGCGGCACGATGCATCTCGCCGGCGAGGACTTCGCGCCGAACACGCCGGCCGAGGCGATCCGCGCCGGCGTCGTCACCGTGCATCAGAACATCAATGACGGCGTCGTCGCCGACCTCGACGTCGCCACCAATCTGACGCTGGACCGCCTGAGCGGCAGCGGCGTGCCGACCTTCTTCAATGCCGGCCGGGTGCGCCGCGAGGCCAGGGCCGTCGCCGATCGCATGGGGCTCGCCATCGACCTCAAGGCCCGGGTCAGCGATCTCTCGCTGGCAGACCGGCAGATGGTGGCGATCGCGCGGGCCATGGCGCACCGGCCGAAAGTGCTGATCCTCGACGAGCCGACCTCGTCGCTGTCCAGCGCCGAGGCCGACCGGCTGTTCCAGCTCATCGACCGGCTGCGCGAGCAAGCGGTGGCGATCCTCTACATCTCGCATCGCATGTCCGACATCCGCCGGCTCGCCGACCGCATCGTCTCGATGCGCGACGGCGTGGTGAGCGGCCTGTTCGACACCAAGCCGCTCGACTATGAGGGCGCCGTCAACGCCATGCTCGGCCGCAAGATCCATCTCGACCTGGTGGTCGCGAGAAGCTCGGCGCGCGCTGTCTTCAACACGGAAGGCCTGCGGATCGCGCAAGGGTCGAAGCCGATCTCGATGACGCTCGGCGCCGGCGAGGTGGTCGCGATCACCGGCTTGGTCGGCGTCGGCAAGACGGCGCTGGCCGAAACCCTGTTCGGTGTGCGCCGGCCGCTGTCCGGAACCATGACCATGGACGGCAAGCCCTATGCGCCGGCATCGGCAGGCGAGGCGATCGCGGCCGGCGTTTTCCTTGTTGCCAAGGACCGCGTCACCAGCGGCATCGTCGGCGGCTTCAACATCGAGCGCAACATCAGCCTGCCGTTCCTCAAGCGCATGTCAGGCTTCGGCATCATGAAGCGGCGCGCCGAACGCATCGTCGCACGCCGGCAGATCGACGAGCTCGCCATCGTCTGCCGTTCGGAGAAGGATGAGCTTTCCGCACTTTCGGGCGGCAATCAGCAGAAGGTGATGGTCGGCCGCTGGATGTCGCAGGATGCAAAACTGTTCATCCTCGACGAACCGTTTCAGGGCGTCGACATCTCGGCCCGGCGCGACATCGCCGCCAAGCTCCGAGCGAGCGCCGACGGCCGCGCCACGCTGCTCTTCGTCACTGAGCTCGACGAGGCGCTGGAGACGGCCGACCGCATCCTGGTCATGTCGGAGCAGACGATCGTCGGCGAACACAGGAACGAAGACATCGATCTCGAGCGGCTGCTTGCCGAAGTGGCGGGCGGCCCGCTGCACAGCGCGGCGTGA
- the mtnA gene encoding S-methyl-5-thioribose-1-phosphate isomerase: protein MNVGDRHYRTIWLSDDGRSVEIIDQRWLPHEFRIETIGTVAGIATAIRDMWVRGAPLIGVTAAYGVAIQMENDPSDAALDAVWETLHATRPTAINLRWALDEMRRVLKPLPPAERAGAAYRRAAEIADEDVGLNRAIGENGLAIIKQIAARKAPGETVNILTHCNAGWLATVDYGTATAPIYLATEAGIPVHVYVDETRPRNQGAQLTAWEMAGHGVPHTLIVDNAGGHLMQRRQIDMVIVGTDRTTADGDVCNKIGTYLKALAASDNDVPFYVALPSPTIDWTVGDGLAEIPIEERSGDEVSLVWGKNAKGEIAQVRVSPEATPAANPAFDVTPARLVTGLITERGVAKASREGLKAMFPERG from the coding sequence TTGAACGTCGGCGACCGCCACTACCGCACCATCTGGCTGAGCGATGACGGCCGCTCGGTCGAGATCATCGACCAGCGCTGGCTGCCGCATGAGTTCCGCATCGAGACGATCGGCACCGTTGCCGGTATCGCCACCGCGATCCGCGACATGTGGGTGCGCGGCGCGCCGCTGATCGGCGTCACCGCCGCCTATGGCGTCGCCATCCAGATGGAAAACGACCCGTCGGATGCGGCGCTCGACGCCGTCTGGGAGACACTGCACGCGACACGCCCGACGGCGATCAACCTGCGCTGGGCGCTTGACGAGATGCGGCGGGTTCTGAAGCCGCTGCCGCCGGCCGAGCGGGCCGGGGCCGCCTATCGGCGCGCCGCCGAGATCGCGGACGAGGATGTCGGGCTGAACCGCGCCATCGGCGAGAACGGGCTTGCCATCATCAAGCAAATCGCGGCGCGAAAAGCACCGGGAGAGACGGTCAACATCCTGACCCATTGCAACGCCGGCTGGCTGGCGACGGTCGATTACGGCACCGCAACCGCGCCAATATATCTGGCAACCGAGGCCGGCATTCCGGTCCATGTCTATGTCGACGAGACCAGGCCGCGCAATCAGGGCGCCCAGCTGACCGCCTGGGAGATGGCCGGCCACGGCGTGCCGCACACGCTGATCGTCGACAATGCCGGCGGCCATCTGATGCAGCGTCGCCAGATCGACATGGTGATCGTCGGCACCGACCGCACCACCGCGGACGGCGACGTCTGCAACAAGATCGGCACCTATCTCAAGGCGCTCGCCGCTTCCGACAACGACGTGCCGTTCTATGTCGCGCTGCCCTCTCCGACCATCGACTGGACGGTGGGCGACGGGCTTGCGGAAATCCCGATCGAGGAGCGCTCCGGCGACGAGGTGTCGCTGGTCTGGGGCAAGAACGCCAAGGGCGAGATCGCGCAGGTGCGCGTCTCGCCGGAAGCGACGCCCGCGGCAAACCCGGCCTTCGACGTCACGCCGGCGCGGCTTGTCACCGGCCTGATCACCGAGCGCGGGGTCGCCAAGGCCTCGCGCGAGGGGCTGAAGGCGATGTTCCCGGAGCGTGGTTAG